One Candidatus Nitrososphaera evergladensis SR1 genomic window carries:
- the cas2 gene encoding CRISPR-associated endonuclease Cas2, with translation MKGNSYYAVYDISDDLVRKNVIRILKNAGFIRIQKSAFCGTLVNQKKKDLLEDIKKVIADERDSFYLILTCEQCFGRISIVGKGFDRQYAAGKRSAEVL, from the coding sequence ATGAAAGGAAACTCATACTATGCAGTCTACGACATTTCAGATGATTTAGTTCGAAAAAACGTCATACGGATTCTAAAAAATGCAGGGTTTATAAGAATACAAAAAAGTGCCTTCTGCGGCACCCTTGTAAACCAGAAAAAGAAGGACCTGCTCGAAGATATAAAGAAGGTCATTGCTGATGAGCGGGACTCTTTCTATCTTATTCTTACGTGTGAGCAGTGTTTTGGCAGGATCAGTATAGTGGGGAAGGGATTTGATAGACAATATGCCGCGGGTAAAAGATCTGCTGAGGTTCTATGA
- the cas5 gene encoding CRISPR-associated protein Cas5 — MLNSIVSFCISGEFAAFRDPSVTSNQTVYYIPSKSAVIGLLGAILGVERDHSLGEIYGGDYIKLFKKTKIGMELESDPRKISFFTNHRSLKEPKTKPFKTEVLVSPSYRIYVKTDDSIMDTLYAALKENDFKYPPYLGHAYCPARISDAKMQEIAVFDGRKFETSSVILDESETYNTRFSVTAEPVNDNSRIIIERHLHHFFENEKLERRVLRHWIPARGSAYEVRISEKPKLSSYYSLQDGGKVVCFY; from the coding sequence ATGCTAAACAGCATCGTATCATTTTGCATCTCTGGCGAGTTTGCTGCATTTAGAGATCCTTCTGTAACGTCAAACCAGACCGTATATTACATACCTTCCAAGAGCGCAGTGATAGGTCTACTTGGAGCGATTCTGGGAGTGGAAAGAGATCACTCACTTGGGGAGATTTACGGTGGTGATTATATCAAACTGTTTAAGAAGACAAAGATCGGAATGGAGCTAGAGTCCGATCCGAGAAAAATTTCCTTCTTTACCAATCATAGGTCTCTTAAGGAACCAAAGACCAAACCATTCAAAACAGAAGTTTTGGTCTCACCATCATACAGAATCTATGTCAAGACTGATGATTCCATCATGGACACGCTTTATGCAGCTCTGAAGGAGAATGATTTCAAATATCCACCATACCTTGGGCATGCATACTGTCCTGCAAGAATTTCTGACGCAAAGATGCAAGAAATAGCTGTATTTGACGGCCGCAAATTTGAAACTTCATCAGTAATCCTCGACGAATCTGAAACGTACAATACGCGATTCTCTGTAACTGCCGAACCAGTGAACGATAATTCTCGCATAATAATAGAAAGACATCTTCACCATTTCTTTGAAAACGAAAAGCTGGAAAGGCGTGTTCTCAGACACTGGATACCGGCAAGAGGTTCAGCTTATGAGGTAAGAATTTCAGAAAAGCCCAAGCTATCGTCCTATTATTCTTTGCAGGATGGTGGAAAAGTTGTCTGTTTCTACTGA
- the cas3 gene encoding CRISPR-associated helicase Cas3', which translates to MSVSTDTFLSHPGKPLDEHLIRVATSAEGIVRKTRFESCKLAYYAGLLHDIGKLNPFYQELFQAGDEKRRLIEDDLESKYERQHALFSAWAAEKLLADELDSNQLQLVLCVIAAHHSHLSNEIQNEDQTDRMKRTKQGLLENLAKFKGAMANTQHFSTLDWDQCLSKFARPMSFENKLQSLSGDAVRDFIEACMIFSALLQADRGSFSERQDIKYDLRMSTNRLVNTTSGLSKLRTEFQQWFASTHDFAAPVSVLNAPTGMGKTKVFLDLINEYSNIHGIERVMYFSPLLALTEDFESKIKDVLDQQALDEILVYNHLFAGSLASKLSESRTLESLGYNFENESFHSKFVISTTQRLLMILYFNSVSDKMKLASLRNALLIVDEIQVVPKFLLPNFIKMLQKICQEMNSKTLLVSATIPYELSNNVPITRVPQTLSETYHRLTLKNIRFMTRFQPPVRIDRKILVMLNTRKKAKEVFYEMSQNGHQSLYVTSGIRKKTRSDIIQKIKEKGKNVIVVSTQVLEAGVDVSFAEVYREVAPLDNVVQVMGRLNREGEATNPMLFIFQKDSDYLPYSELEYQESLKILKKVKNSKELYDKLDSYYERVSVKNMQNADRIEELDRLIRDMDFEDVSRFVNNHVFADEGHSMIVPEAEQDLQKISEALKSTQRIDRRSFKSYSALTANISASSVKLVRDYLDQELLERGILIPKKGCLQDVYDVEVGLDKWIK; encoded by the coding sequence TTGTCTGTTTCTACTGACACTTTTCTATCGCATCCCGGAAAACCACTTGATGAGCACTTGATACGAGTGGCAACTTCTGCAGAAGGTATTGTACGCAAAACGCGGTTTGAAAGCTGCAAACTAGCATATTACGCGGGCCTCCTGCATGATATAGGCAAACTTAATCCATTTTATCAAGAGCTTTTTCAGGCAGGAGATGAAAAAAGAAGGTTAATTGAAGACGATCTAGAGTCCAAATACGAAAGACAACATGCTTTGTTTTCTGCGTGGGCTGCAGAAAAGCTACTAGCCGATGAACTAGATTCAAATCAATTACAACTCGTGCTCTGTGTCATAGCGGCCCATCATTCACATCTCTCAAACGAAATACAAAATGAAGATCAAACAGATCGCATGAAAAGGACTAAGCAAGGTCTACTTGAAAACCTTGCAAAATTTAAAGGAGCAATGGCTAACACACAACACTTTTCTACGCTTGACTGGGATCAATGTCTTTCAAAATTTGCAAGACCAATGTCCTTTGAGAACAAGCTACAATCACTCTCCGGAGACGCTGTACGCGACTTTATTGAAGCTTGTATGATATTCTCGGCCTTGCTTCAAGCGGACAGGGGAAGCTTTTCCGAACGGCAGGATATCAAATACGATTTGCGCATGAGCACCAACAGACTAGTTAACACAACATCAGGACTTTCAAAACTCCGCACAGAGTTTCAGCAGTGGTTTGCTAGCACCCATGACTTTGCTGCGCCAGTGTCGGTGCTTAATGCACCCACTGGAATGGGAAAAACAAAGGTCTTTCTGGACCTTATAAACGAATATTCGAATATACATGGAATAGAACGTGTTATGTATTTTTCTCCATTGCTTGCATTAACTGAAGATTTTGAGAGCAAAATAAAAGATGTATTAGATCAACAAGCACTTGATGAGATCCTCGTCTACAACCATCTCTTTGCAGGCAGTCTTGCAAGCAAGTTGAGTGAGAGCCGTACATTGGAAAGCCTTGGCTATAACTTTGAAAATGAGTCATTTCACAGCAAGTTTGTCATATCAACAACCCAGAGACTTTTGATGATACTCTATTTTAACTCCGTATCCGATAAGATGAAACTTGCTTCTCTACGCAATGCGTTACTGATAGTTGATGAAATACAGGTCGTACCAAAGTTTCTTCTACCAAATTTTATCAAGATGCTGCAAAAAATATGCCAAGAAATGAACTCAAAGACACTCTTGGTTAGTGCAACTATTCCTTATGAACTGTCCAACAATGTTCCAATTACACGAGTCCCTCAAACACTGTCAGAAACGTATCATAGATTGACTCTGAAAAACATTAGGTTCATGACCCGTTTTCAGCCTCCTGTGAGGATTGATAGAAAAATCCTTGTCATGTTAAATACACGAAAAAAAGCAAAGGAGGTTTTTTATGAAATGTCGCAGAATGGTCACCAGTCGCTGTATGTAACCTCGGGCATAAGAAAGAAGACTCGCAGCGACATCATTCAGAAGATCAAAGAAAAAGGAAAAAATGTGATTGTAGTTTCTACTCAGGTGCTGGAAGCAGGAGTTGACGTGAGCTTTGCTGAAGTATACCGCGAAGTCGCTCCCCTAGATAACGTTGTGCAAGTTATGGGGCGTCTCAATCGTGAAGGTGAAGCAACGAATCCCATGCTTTTCATTTTCCAGAAGGATTCGGATTACCTACCGTACAGCGAGCTGGAGTATCAGGAATCGCTGAAAATACTGAAAAAAGTGAAGAATTCCAAGGAATTGTATGACAAACTTGACAGTTACTATGAGCGAGTATCTGTGAAGAACATGCAGAATGCAGACAGAATAGAAGAGCTTGACCGCTTAATTCGTGACATGGATTTTGAGGATGTTTCGAGATTTGTGAACAATCACGTATTTGCAGACGAAGGACACTCCATGATAGTGCCTGAAGCTGAGCAAGACTTGCAAAAGATATCTGAAGCGCTAAAATCAACACAAAGAATCGACAGAAGATCGTTCAAGTCTTACTCTGCTCTAACCGCGAATATTTCGGCCTCTTCAGTGAAGCTTGTAAGAGATTATCTCGACCAAGAACTCCTAGAAAGGGGCATCCTTATTCCCAAAAAGGGTTGTCTGCAGGACGTTTACGACGTGGAGGTAGGCTTAGACAAATGGATAAAATAA
- the cas1 gene encoding CRISPR-associated endonuclease Cas1: MILEISSHGSVLKRQNDLFIVKNEDGKSEVPAEKVDAIITSANILISSQAIKLCIEKNIQLVVTDWAGRPVARLWVSTAGKSTELRRRQYANQDTVLGVQISIELVRTKLKRQKEFLQDLKNNRKVDVPEITRAIDIISDALLQIRKLQPDNRVKQSLLGLEGTSASAYFRAISSSLPSKWSFEHRSQYPALDGFNALLNYAYGIAYSDVEKIIILSGLDPNSGFYHADSYGKPTLSFDLMELVRPLIDRTVVSLFNKKMVSERWFEKNDDSSIFLKKDARLTLLTSYSEKNRKELEKITWRFCREIIERLTSGDKEA; the protein is encoded by the coding sequence ATGATCCTCGAAATATCAAGTCACGGATCAGTCCTGAAACGTCAAAATGATCTGTTCATAGTAAAAAATGAAGATGGCAAATCTGAGGTTCCTGCAGAAAAGGTCGATGCTATAATCACAAGCGCCAATATACTCATCAGCTCACAGGCAATCAAATTATGCATTGAAAAGAATATTCAACTCGTTGTGACTGACTGGGCAGGAAGACCGGTTGCAAGGCTGTGGGTGAGTACGGCCGGCAAGAGTACAGAATTGCGTAGGAGACAGTATGCCAACCAAGATACGGTATTGGGAGTCCAGATCTCAATTGAGCTGGTCAGAACAAAGCTCAAAAGGCAAAAGGAGTTTTTGCAAGACTTGAAGAACAACAGGAAAGTTGATGTTCCAGAAATCACTCGTGCAATTGACATCATATCAGATGCACTCTTGCAGATCCGCAAGCTTCAACCTGATAACAGAGTGAAACAAAGTCTTCTTGGACTCGAAGGTACATCTGCTTCAGCATACTTCCGCGCTATATCTTCAAGCCTACCTAGCAAATGGTCGTTTGAACACAGAAGCCAGTATCCTGCGCTAGACGGTTTTAATGCGTTACTAAATTATGCCTACGGAATAGCCTATTCTGATGTTGAAAAGATAATAATTCTGTCAGGTCTTGATCCAAATTCAGGCTTTTACCATGCTGACTCTTATGGTAAACCCACACTTTCCTTTGACCTCATGGAGTTGGTAAGACCACTTATAGACAGGACGGTCGTGAGCCTGTTTAACAAGAAAATGGTTTCAGAACGCTGGTTTGAAAAGAATGATGATTCAAGTATATTTCTGAAAAAGGATGCCAGACTGACGCTTTTGACCTCTTACAGCGAGAAGAACAGAAAAGAGCTGGAAAAGATAACTTGGAGGTTTTGCAGAGAAATAATAGAAAGGCTTACCAGCGGAGATAAAGAAGCATGA
- a CDS encoding type I CRISPR-associated protein Cas7 codes for MTKNINKEILFYYESRQNPNGDPGFENQPRLMPDDTILITDVRIKRTIRDYARDVLGETLFVDYDKDGNAVTADQRAKEIIGNIKGKDVIAELIQLTFDAPLFGALVTVRSDKGEDGGGDSHKLTGPVQFGLGRSVNKVRIINPTISGRFVGKKNEGQEKQYSTFGKFYSVEYALLKVHGAINPMNLGKYYSDNEARNRFEKVEEKLFECLWKGTNNLVTRSKFPQRSILYIEVSYDSTSYNDLPVLVNESQDMKQFATGLSKSPFDFERLIGTLVERKSRVKNVKIASCDDIREDVKLLLSRLRSKQIPVHEVEC; via the coding sequence TTGACAAAGAACATCAACAAAGAGATATTGTTCTACTATGAATCAAGGCAGAATCCAAATGGCGATCCTGGATTTGAAAACCAGCCTCGTCTTATGCCTGATGACACGATCCTAATAACCGATGTCCGAATAAAGCGGACTATACGCGATTATGCTAGAGATGTTCTTGGTGAGACATTGTTTGTCGATTACGATAAAGATGGCAATGCCGTTACGGCCGACCAGCGAGCTAAGGAGATAATAGGTAACATAAAGGGCAAAGATGTTATCGCAGAGTTGATACAATTGACATTCGACGCGCCTCTTTTTGGGGCACTTGTAACTGTCAGGTCTGATAAAGGAGAGGATGGAGGCGGGGATTCTCATAAACTCACAGGTCCCGTGCAGTTTGGACTAGGCAGAAGCGTGAACAAGGTCAGAATAATAAATCCAACAATATCAGGAAGATTTGTCGGCAAGAAGAACGAAGGTCAAGAGAAGCAATATTCGACATTTGGCAAGTTCTATTCTGTTGAATATGCTCTGTTGAAGGTACACGGGGCAATCAATCCGATGAACCTTGGCAAGTACTACAGCGATAACGAAGCGAGAAACCGTTTTGAAAAGGTTGAAGAAAAACTATTTGAATGTCTTTGGAAGGGCACCAACAACCTTGTCACACGCTCCAAATTCCCTCAGCGTAGCATACTTTACATCGAAGTTTCGTATGACTCGACATCATATAATGATCTGCCTGTGCTAGTTAACGAGTCTCAAGATATGAAACAGTTTGCGACTGGACTTTCAAAGTCTCCATTTGACTTTGAACGCCTGATAGGTACACTAGTGGAAAGAAAGTCACGTGTGAAGAATGTGAAGATAGCTTCATGCGATGACATACGCGAAGATGTCAAATTACTCCTATCGCGTCTGCGATCCAAACAAATACCCGTACATGAAGTCGAATGCTAA
- the cas4 gene encoding CRISPR-associated protein Cas4: MKDLITVTDVVENAFCPKFTYYSLVLGLRQYEEKRGTVMAGRTLHTRSEKLNPTYVPKLARGKKLVAMQLYSTRLGLSGKIDEAYESSREIILVERKYTDFTVITDSLKAQIGLLSILLEENRNKPVTRVFVIFQKSKRVVREIRLTSELKNFALQKLESVKQIITSGISPNAQYGSKCLDCTYRKVCPTGSLYMNQ; the protein is encoded by the coding sequence ATGAAAGATCTAATAACAGTAACTGATGTGGTCGAGAATGCATTTTGTCCTAAATTCACCTACTATTCTTTGGTTCTAGGGTTACGTCAATATGAGGAAAAGAGAGGTACTGTTATGGCCGGACGCACTCTACACACTCGATCAGAAAAGCTCAATCCCACCTATGTTCCAAAGTTGGCACGAGGAAAGAAGCTGGTTGCAATGCAGCTTTACTCGACGCGGTTAGGTCTGTCGGGAAAAATTGATGAAGCCTACGAGAGTAGTAGAGAAATCATTCTGGTTGAAAGAAAATACACTGATTTCACTGTGATAACCGACAGCTTGAAGGCTCAGATCGGCTTGCTCTCCATTTTGCTTGAGGAGAATCGCAATAAGCCTGTTACTCGTGTTTTTGTGATCTTTCAAAAATCAAAGCGAGTAGTAAGAGAAATTAGATTAACATCAGAATTGAAAAACTTTGCTTTGCAAAAGTTAGAATCTGTTAAGCAGATAATAACAAGTGGAATCAGCCCAAATGCACAGTACGGCAGTAAATGTCTCGACTGCACATACAGAAAGGTATGTCCTACCGGATCTTTATATATGAATCAATAA
- a CDS encoding CRISPR-associated endonuclease Cas6, giving the protein MDKIKICYAYVEVPNNTISSVALRGFLGHLFVEDTEFHHHSESSYHYPLVQYKKVHGRLLVMGLNDYAEVVCRKISTLDHITTPTDKISIQSVDIVNDSFSIEETKSRFRFVTPWIALNEENYRKFKDLEGGKRKLFLEKILVGNILSALKGLSVFVNFKVTANLETFRPQSAKVHENYFQAFRASFSVNTNLPRFFGLGKSVSKGFGVIEAV; this is encoded by the coding sequence ATGGATAAAATAAAGATCTGCTATGCTTATGTTGAAGTTCCGAACAATACCATATCATCAGTAGCTCTGCGCGGTTTTCTTGGGCACCTGTTTGTGGAGGACACAGAATTTCATCACCACTCTGAAAGCTCCTATCATTACCCGCTAGTCCAGTACAAGAAAGTTCATGGTCGGCTTTTGGTAATGGGTCTAAATGACTATGCCGAAGTTGTATGTCGTAAGATATCCACACTTGACCATATAACTACACCAACTGACAAGATAAGCATACAGAGCGTGGACATAGTGAATGACTCATTCTCTATCGAGGAAACAAAATCAAGGTTCAGATTTGTTACACCTTGGATAGCTCTCAACGAGGAAAACTACCGGAAATTTAAGGATCTTGAGGGCGGAAAACGAAAGTTATTCCTTGAAAAGATACTTGTGGGCAACATCTTGAGTGCCTTGAAGGGGTTGTCAGTGTTCGTCAATTTCAAAGTTACTGCCAACCTTGAAACTTTCCGACCACAATCGGCCAAGGTACATGAGAACTATTTTCAAGCCTTCAGAGCCTCCTTTAGTGTCAATACAAATCTTCCTAGATTCTTTGGTCTTGGCAAGAGCGTTTCAAAGGGTTTCGGGGTGATTGAAGCTGTATGA